Proteins encoded within one genomic window of Haematobia irritans isolate KBUSLIRL chromosome 5, ASM5000362v1, whole genome shotgun sequence:
- the Sec24AB gene encoding protein transport protein Sec24AB: MSYANNNYGPPPAGMGQFNVANGVPPIGTNQIPPQQQMSQQQPPQQVLQKQQHQIPNMPLPSAALNANMSKFMPPTMTSTPSNNLPANYAQSTIPNGPHRPAAGQPPIASNLPPHMRPPGTLNGPSIGMGTVLNGGGNTNAAASASSSRTASPSIQLTQQHTPSTVSNQSNAQAQAGIPPTMTSTVNNLSGSMQNLNINRMNGPMQPPPTIQSTTSQPMQMPVKPAPTINNQQAPVNTFQNNFKTSALNTQSSSGMNNQTQSTTGISNSHPALPQPLGLQQRPPISSYNTQTPTPMMYAQSPSQNANYGTSNAAGQKMAVPAPPPAVNNALHQNQLNNNQQQIQTTATQSHMGQRKPMYPSNQQLPPMMQQQQQQQPPQAQQHPYSAAYNYPGQQMAAPNQPTGTFNVQPNSGPLQYQNQNQTYQQYPAGSVVQQGFNRLWGQDTIDLMQNRHILSPATLVPPKIVLHNQFHESINCNPNIMRCTLAKIPESNSLLQKSRLPLGIVIHPFRDINSLPVIQCPNIVRCRLCRTYINPFVYFVDSKMWKCNLCYRVNELPEDFQFDPATKTYGDVTRRPEVRSSTIEFIAPSEYMLRPPQPAIYLFLFDVSIIAQQCGYLENVCGMLTKHLDDMPGDARTQVGFIAYNSNVHFYSMAEGYNQPHEMTLLDIDDPFLPRPDNLLVNLKECKELVKDLLSQLPNRFAETHDPGSALGAALQVAFKLMQASGGRITVFQTCLPNKGPGGLEPREDPNNRSAKDVAHLNPATDFYKRYALECSGYQIAVDLFLLNQQYSDMATISGISKHSGGCVHHFPLYQKTKTHLVDSLRHCFKRYLVRKIGFEAVMRIRCTRGLQVHTFHGNFFVRSTDLLSLPNVNPDAGYGMQISYEESLTDVKTICFQAALLYTNSEGERRIRVHTMCLPVTASLPEVMHAADTEAIIGLLSKMAVDRSITSNIADAREAFINATVDILNAFKIAQNLPSGQSGQLIVPRSLALMPLYILALLKHPAFRVGTSTRLDDRVYAMDCMKTLPLDQLMKFIYPEFYNIDIIFYNQNVNANTGGEADDEDDDLPDVPRLQLSAEHLDSRSIFLMDCGTLIIIYVGLNVPVNILENVFGIKSTAELPDYYYGLPNVNSTENDALKRFIMKLNDEKPYPPIVQIIRDTSTAKPQLIEKLVDDRSESSLSYYEFLQHIRTQVK, from the exons ATGTCATATGCAAATAACAATTATGGACCACCACCCGCTGGCATGGGACAATTTAATGTGGCGAATGGTGTGCCTCCTATAGGAACAAATCAAATTCCTCCACAACAACAGATGTCTCAACAGCAACCTCCACAACAAGTTCTCCAAAAGCAACAACACCAAATCCCTAATATGCCCTTACCCAGTGCGGCATTAAATGCCAATATGAGTAAATTTATGCCACCAACAATGACATCAACGCCATCAAATAATTTGCCGGCAAATTATGCCCAATCGACAATTCCAAATGGCCCTCACAGACCAGCAGCCGGGCAACCACCTATAGCAAGTAATCTGCCCCCTCATATGCGACCGCCAGGAACATTGAATGGTCCGTCCATTGGAATGGGTACCGTACTGAATGGAGGTGGCAATACAAATGCAGCAGCAAGTGCAAGTTCTTCAAGAACAGCTTCTCCCTCCATTCAACTAACACAACAACATACTCCATCAACTGTTTCAAATCAAAGCAATGCCCAGGCACAGGCTGGAATTCCTCCTACTATGACGTCAACAGTAAACAATTTAAGCGgtagtatgcaaaatttgaatattaatcGTATGAACGGTCCTATGCAACCTCCACCAACAATACAATCAACAACATCTCAACCAATGCAAATGCCGGTTAAGCCAGCGCCTACAATAAACAATCAGCAGGCACCTGTTAATACTTTCCAG AATAACTTCAAAACATCTGCACTAAATACACAGAGTTCGTCCGGTATGAACAATCAGACGCAAAGTACAACTGGAATTTCAAATAGTCATCCAGCTCTGCCGCAACCATTAGGTCTTCAGCAAAGACCTCCAATTAGTTCATATAACACTCAAACACCAACGCCTATGATGTATGCTCAGAGCCCATCACAGAATGCGAATTATGGAACTTCAAATGCTGCTGGTCAGAAAATGGCTGTACCAGCACCACCACCTGCAGTGAACAATGCATTGCACCAGAACCAACTGAACAATAATcaacaacaaatacaaacaACCGCAACTCAATCACATATGGGACAACGGAAACCAATGTATCCATCAAATCAACAACTGCCTCCAATgatgcagcagcagcaacaacaacaacctccACAAGCCCAACAGCATCCATATTCCGCGGCGTATAATTATCCTGGACAACAAATGGCTGCACCTAATCAGCCAACAGGAACATTCAACGTACAACCAAATAGCGGCCCTCTGCAATATCAGAACCAAAATCAAACGTATCAACAATACCCAGCAGGCAGCGTTGTACAACAAGGATTTAATCGATTATGGGGTCAGGACACAATAGATCTTATGCAAAATCGGCATATTTTATCTCCAGCAACCCTAGTACCGCCTAAAATAGTTTTGCATAATCAATTCCACGAATCCATTAATTGCAACCCGAA tATTATGCGTTGCACTTTGGCAAAGATTCCCGAAAGCAATTCTTTGTTACAAAAATCTCGTTTGCCCTTGGGGATTGTGATTCATCCATTCCGTGACATAAAT agcTTACCAGTTATCCAATGCCCGAATATTGTTCGCTGCCGTTTATGTCGCACCTATATCAATCCATTTGTTTATTTTGTGGACAGCAAAATGTGGAAGTGTAACTTGTGTTATCGTGTCAATGAGT TGCCTGAAGACTTCCAATTTGATCCAGCTACGAAAACATATGGTGACGTTACACGTCGTCCAGAAGTACGTTCAAGTACAATAGAATTTATAGCGCCTTCAGAATATATG CTACGTCCACCACAACCTGCAATTTATCTATTCTTGTTCGATGTTTCCATAATTGCACAACAATGTGGATACTTGGAGAATGTGTGTGGAATGTTAACAAAGCACTTGGACGATATGCCCGGAGATGCTCGCACACAGGTGGGCTTCATTGCTTATAATAGCAATGTGCACTTTTATAGCATGGCCGAGGGTTATAATCAACCACATGAAATGACTCTTTTGGATATTGATG atCCATTTTTACCGCGACCCGACAATTTGTTGGTTAATTTGAAGGAATGTAAGGAACTTGTTAAAGACTTGCTTAGTCAATTGCCGAATCGGTTTGCCGAAACCCACGATCCAGGTTCGGCCTTAGGAGCCGCGTTACAAGTAGCATTCAAATTAAtg CAAGCCTCGGGTGgtcgtataacagtttttcaaaCGTGCCTTCCCAATAAAGGGCCTGGTGGCTTAGAACCTCGCGAAGATCCAAATAATCGATCTGCCAAAGATGTGGCCCATCTCAATCCAGCCACTGATTTTTACAAACGCTATGCATTGGAATGTTCAGGCTATCAAATTGCTGTCGATCTTTTCCTATTGAACCAACAGTATAGTGACATGGCCACAATTT CCGGTATTAGTAAACATAGTGGAGGTTGTGTTCACCATTTCCCATTGTACCAGAAAACAAAAACTCATCTTGTTGACTCGCTGAGACATTGCTTTAAGCGATATCTTGTGCGCAAAATTGGTTTCGAAGCTGTTATGCGCATTCGGTGTACACGAGGACTCCAGGTGCATACATTCCATGGCAATTTCTTTGTACGTTCTACAGATTTACTTTCGTTGCCTAATGTGAATCCCGATGCAGGATATGGCATGCAG ATATCGTATGAGGAAAGTCTCACGGATGTCAAAACCATATGCTTCCAAGCAGCCTTGCTCTACACCAACAGTGAGGGAGAACGTAGAATTCGAGTCCATACAATGTGTCTGCCAGTTACAGCATCATTGCCAGAAGTGATGCATGCGGCTGATACTGAAGCAATAATTGGCTTACTTTCGAAAATGGCTGTGGATCGGTCAATAACATCAAATATAGCAGACGCCCGAGAAGCATTCATAAATGCAACTGTTGACATACTGAATGCATTCAAAATTGCACAAAATTTGCCTTCTGGTCAATCGGGGCAACTAATTGTTCCGCGTAGTTTGGCATTAATGCCATTATACATTTTGGCCTTATTGAAACAT CCTGCTTTCCGTGTTGGCACAAGTACACGTCTTGATGATCGTGTTTATGCCATGGACTGCATGAAGACATTACCTTTAGATCAattgatgaaatttatttatccTGAATTCTACAACATCGATATCATTTTCTATAACCAAAATGTTAATGCGAATACAGGAGGTGAAGCAGACGATGAAGATGACGATTTACCGGACGTACCCCGGTTGCAGTTGTCGGCTGAACA CTTGGATTCACGCTCAATATTCTTGATGGACTGCGGAACTTTGATTATAATTTATGTAGGTCTTAATGTACCAGTAAACATTCTGGAAAATGTATTTG gcATAAAGTCGACTGCCGAATTACCAGACTATTATTATGGGTTGCCAAATGTAAATAGTACAGAGAATGATGCACTCAAACGTTTCATAATGAAATTAAACGATGAAAAACCTTACCCTCCCATTGTACAGATCATAAG GGACACAAGTACAGCCAAACCGCAactaatagaaaaattagttgatGATAGAAGTGAATCTAGTTTATCATATTATGAATTTTTGCAACACATACGGACTCAGGTTAAATAG